ACCTCTTCCGCAATGGGCAGAAAGGTTGACAGGGCGCCCACCAGGGCAATATTGGCCGCCCGTATTTCCCCTACATTCTTGGCAATACTGAAGCCGTCCATGGGATAAACGGTTATTCCCCGGCCGGTCAATTCGGACAACAGGTCGGCCGGGTAAACCATTTTGCCGGTGGCAACCGCCGGCGGCGCAATCCGGTGGGTGTTGACGATCACCTTGCTTTCCTTTTTCAGGAAGGGGAGGTAGCGAACCGATTCCATGACCTCAAAGGCCAGGCAGAAATCGGCCTGACCCGGATCAATGAGCGGCGAGTAAACTTTTTCACCAAAGCGGAGATGAGCGACCACCGAACCACCGCGCTGGGCCATGCCGTGCACCTCGCTTTTTTTGGCGTCCAGCCCGCTTGCCAGCAGGGCAAGAGCGGTGATTTCACTGGCCAGCAGAATGCCCTGGCCGCCGACCCCGCAAAAAAGAATGTTTCCTTGTGGTTTCATTTGCTTCCCTCCGCTTCGCCGATGGCCCCGAATTTACAGAGGGCCCGGCATTGGCCGCAGCCGTTGCACATTTCCACGCTGATGCGGGCGTATCCTTTCTGCTTATCCTTTTTGCCCAGTTTTTTCGCCTCCTCCGGAGTCAGCGGTACCCAGCTGATGGCCGGGCAACCCAGGCGGATACAGCTGGTGCAGCCGGTACATTTGTCAAGGTCGGAAGTCAGGGGGATTTTTTTTCGTTTCTTTTCCGACGGCAGCAGCACACAGGGGGCCTGGGAGATGATGACTGAAGGTGCGGCCCGCTCGATCTCCTTCTTGAGAATCGCCTTGGTGCCCTTGATGTCATGGGGATTGACAATGCGGACATGTTTGACGCCGATGGCCTTGCACAGTTTCTCGAAGTTGACGGCATTGGCCGGCTCTCCCATCAGGGTGCTGCCGGAAGCGGGGTTTTCCTGCTGACCGGTCATGGCGGTGATGCGGTTGTCCAGTATAATGACGGTGGAAATGCTTTTGTTGTACACCATGTTCACCAGCCCGGTGATACCGGAGTGGATAAAGGTGGAGTCGCCGATGACCGCAACGGTTTTGCCTTGCGCTTTTTCCCCCAAGGCCTTGTCCATGCCGTGGGCCACGCCGATGCTCGCCCCCATGCAGACACAGGAATCCATGGCCGATAGCGGCGGCAGAAAGCCCAGGGTGTAACAGCCGATGTCACCGGAGATGAAGACGTCGTGTTTGCCCAGGTTATAGAAGAGGCCGCGATGGGGGCAGCCGGGGCACATATTGGGCGGCCGGGGCGGGATGTCCACCGGGGCGAAGACGTCACCGGTTGCAATGCCCAGGGCTTTTTTGATGAGAAAGGGGTTCAGTTCGCCCATGGCCGGGATTTTCGCCTTGCCGGTACAGGCAACGCCTGCCGCCTT
This region of Desulfobulbaceae bacterium DB1 genomic DNA includes:
- a CDS encoding indolepyruvate oxidoreductase subunit beta (Involved in the incorporation of exogenous aryl acids in the biosynthesis of aromatic amino acids: catalysis of the ferredoxin-dependent oxidative decarboxylation of arylpyruvates.), whose protein sequence is MKPQGNILFCGVGGQGILLASEITALALLASGLDAKKSEVHGMAQRGGSVVAHLRFGEKVYSPLIDPGQADFCLAFEVMESVRYLPFLKKESKVIVNTHRIAPPAVATGKMVYPADLLSELTGRGITVYPMDGFSIAKNVGEIRAANIALVGALSTFLPIAEEVFLDVLKKRIPRKLDENIAAFQEGRKITA
- a CDS encoding indolepyruvate ferredoxin oxidoreductase subunit alpha, coding for MTTVGSDKKKWLSGNEALARGAWEAGVTVASAYPGTPSTEILENLSTYEGVYTEWAPNEKVALEVGMGASFAGARVLVTMKHVGLNVAADPLFTASYTGVRGGIVIINADDPEMHSSQNEQDNRNYAFAAKLPMLEPSDPAEALEMLKKAFALSEEFDTPVLLRTTTRVAHVKGLVTVGERQSGPVPVAIEKMPAKFVMLPANARARRKAIAERQDKLTAWVETSDCNRIEWGSKKLGVITGGVSYLYVKEALPEASVLKIGTTWPLPFDMIRDFASQVDEVLIVEELDPFLETHIKAAGVACTGKAKIPAMGELNPFLIKKALGIATGDVFAPVDIPPRPPNMCPGCPHRGLFYNLGKHDVFISGDIGCYTLGFLPPLSAMDSCVCMGASIGVAHGMDKALGEKAQGKTVAVIGDSTFIHSGITGLVNMVYNKSISTVIILDNRITAMTGQQENPASGSTLMGEPANAVNFEKLCKAIGVKHVRIVNPHDIKGTKAILKKEIERAAPSVIISQAPCVLLPSEKKRKKIPLTSDLDKCTGCTSCIRLGCPAISWVPLTPEEAKKLGKKDKQKGYARISVEMCNGCGQCRALCKFGAIGEAEGSK